Genomic window (Streptomyces sp. NBC_00078):
GACGGACCGGTCGCGGACCTGTTCACCACCATCACGGTCCATCTGTGCGCGGGGGCCTACGCGTTCGGCCTCGCCCGGCACCGGGACGAGCTGTTGGGTCTCGTACGCGACCGGCTCTCCCGGGCCGTCGGCCGGCTGGGCGGTGACGCGGGAGCGGTCCTGCGCGAGCGTGTCCTCGATGCACCACGGTTGCCGGTCAAGGCGATGGTCACGGCCGGAACGCTGCTCTCCAAGGAGCGTTCGGGCGCCACGGACGTCAACAAGCACTACACGACCGGCCCCAACTACCTGCTGCCCACCGGGGGCACGGCATGAGCGCCGAAGTCCTGCGGATGCCGGACCGGGCGTTCAGCCGGGCGCATGTGCACGCGGTGGCCGGTTGCTACTTCGTGGCGTCCTTCGCGGCGCTCGGGCTGCCGCCGTATCTCACCGAGATCCTGCCGGAGCTGGGCGACCCGGGAGCCCGCTGGGCGGGGGTGCTGTACGTCGTGCCGACCGTGTTCGGTGCGCTCGGCGCCCCGCTGTGGGGACGGCTCGCCGACCGTCACGGCCGAAAGCGGCTGCTGCTGCGCGCCCAGTTGGGGCTCGCCGTGGCCTTTCTGCTCGCGGGCTGGGCGGACTCCCTGGCCACGTTCACCGTGGCACTCGTCCTGCAGGGCATCCTGGGCGGCACCTTCGCCGCGTCCAACGGGTACCTGGGCGCCGCCCTGGAGGGGCCCGCCCTGTCCAGGGCGCTCACCCTGATGCAGGGCAGCGCCCGAGCCGCGCTGGTCGTGGCGCCGATCGTGATCGGTTCACTGTCGGGCTGGCTGTCGCCTCACCGCCAGTACGCCCTGCTCGCGGTACTGCCGCTGACGGCCGCCCTGTTGCTGGCGGCCCTGCCCGAACCGGAGCGTGCCGCACCGGAGTCGGAGCGAGTCGTCGAGACCACCTGCGCCGGCGAGACGCCGGTGATCTCCCTCAGGGCCCTGTACGCCCTGGAGTTCGCCTTCGTCTTCTCCACCGTCATCTCCTTCCCCTATCTGATCGCGCTGGTCGACGACCGTCTCCCGGGCACCTCCCCGACCCTCTCCGGCGTGCTGTTCGCCCTGCCACACCTGTGCTATCTGGTGTCGGCGCTGCCCGTGCACTCCGCGTTCCGCGACCGGCCCCGGGCCGGGATCGCGCTCGGGTTCACCTGCATCGCGCTCGGTCTCGCGGGGCACGGGCTCGCCGGTTCCCTGGCGACGCTGGTCGCCGTCCGGCTGCTGCTGGGCGCGGGCCTCACCCTCGGCCTGGTGTGTCTGTCGGTCCTGGCCGCCGACTGCGCCAAAGGACGCTCACCGGGCGGGATGTTCGGCTCACTGGAGTTCTTCTCCAAGGCCGGCGCGGTCGCCGCCGGCCTGGCCGCCGCGGCGGGCAGCGCCCGCTTCGGCCCGGCCGCACCCGTACTGACGGGCAGCGCGGCCGCCGCCGTCACCGTCGTCGCCACCGTGATGACCTCGTCCTTCCCCCCGCTGAACCGCACTCGCAGGAGCCGCTGATGCCCTCGCTGAGCCTCCCCCGGACCTCGTCCGGGGGGACCCCCGTCTCGCTTCGCCCGCCCGGCAGCGGGGCCGTACTCCCTTCCGCCGACGACGCCGTGGCCCACACGCTCCTCAACTGCCTGCTGCGCGAGGTCTCCGGACCCGAGCACCAGTCGGTCGTCGCCGATGGGCACCTCCTGCTGCGACTGCCGCGCCGCGGAGTGCTGCTGCGCATCGCCCTGCGCCGCACCTCGCTGCTCGGCGCACACCGGTTCACCGGCCCCGTGAGCGAACAGGGCGACGGCGGTTGGTCGGAGGTGGACTGGCGGCGCCTGGCCGAGTACACGCACGACGAGCTGTCGCTGCGCACGGGCGTGCGCAACGAGGAGTTCCTCGACCAGATCGCCTCCAGCCACGGCGCCGTCTCCACGTCGCTCGCCGCCCCGCGCTCCGCCCGCCTCCCGGAGGACCGTCTCTCGGCCTACCTGTCCTCCGAGCAGTCGCTGCTTTTCGGGCACCGCTTCCACCCGACGCCCAAGGCCCGCACCGGCGACCCGGGCGCCTGGGCCGCGTACGCGCCGGAGGTCGGCGCCTCCTTCCCGCTACGGCACCTCGCCGTCCGCGCCCACCTGATCGCCGAGGAGTTCGCGGACCCGTCGGCGACGGCCCTGCTGGACGGGCTGCGCACGGACGTGCCGCAGGGATACCGGCTGCTGCCCGCCCACCCCTGGCAGTACGAGACGCTCCGGGCGCATCCGGCTCTGGGCGCCGCGCTCGACCGCGGCGACATCCTCGACCTCGGCCCGGGCGGACGCCCCTTCGCCGCCACCGCGTCGGTGCGGACCCTGTACGACGGGGAGACCTTCCTCAAGTTCAGCCTGAACGTCCGGATCACCAACTGCCTGCGCAAGAACAGCAGTTACGAGCTGGCCGGGGCCGTGGCACTCACCGGCGTACTGGGTCCGGCACTCGCCGACCTGGCCGACCGTTTCCCCGGCAGCGCCGTGCTACGCGAGCCGGCCTACCGCACGCTCGCCCTGCCCGGCCCGGACGGCTCCGCCGACCGCGAGCTGTTCGAGGGCTTCGGCGTCATCGTCCGCGAGGGCCTGCCGCGCCGTCTCGCGCCGGGCACGGTCCCCCTGCTCGCGGCGGCCGTCGCCGACGAGTACCCGACCGGTCCCGCACACATCTCCCGCCTGCTCGACGGGGCGGACGTACGGACGACCCTCGCCTGGTGGTCGGCCTACCTCGACCTGCTCGTCCCTCCCGTCCTGGCCGCCTACTTCGACCACGGCCTGGTCTTCGAGCCCCATCTGCAGAACGTCCTGATCTGTGTCGGCGCCGACGGGATGCCCGCCCAGGTCCTCTTCCGGGACCTGGAGGGCACCAAGCTGGTCCCCGAACACCACGCCGACACCCTGGCCGCGCTGCCGCCCGAGGTCGCAGGCCCGATGACGTACGACGCGCAGCGCGGCTGGGACCGGGTCGTGTACTGCCTGCTCGTCAACCACGTCGCCGAGCTGCTCGCCGCCCTCGCCGACCTGCACCCGCAGGCGGAGGCGGCCCTGTGGGCCCGGGTGCGAGCCACGCTCCAGACGTACTCCGACCGCTACGGCTGCCCGCCCCGCCTCGCCGCCCTGCTCGCCGGGGTGCCCCTGCCCGCCAAGACCAACCTGCTCACCCGCTGGGAACGCAAGGCGGACCGGGACGCCGGCTACGTGCGGCTGCCCTCCCCGCTCGCCGAGGACGTCCTGCGCGACACGACCGGGAGCACCCGATGACCGGCCCGACCCCCGCGGTCCACGACCGCGTCCGGTCTCTCTCCTCGGCCGAACTGCCCGCATACGTCTATGACTTGGCGGCGCTGCGCACGCATGCCGCCACCGTCCGGGCCGCGCTTCCCGATCGGGTCGAGGTGTACTACGCCGCCAAGGCCAACCCTGAGCCGGAGATCCTGGGCACGCTGGGCCCGTACGTCGACGGGTACGAGGTCTCCTCGGGCGGTGAGCTCGCCCACGTGGCCGAGGCGGTGCCGGGCCGCGCTCTTGCCTTCGGCGGTCCCGGCAAGACGCCGGACGAGGTGACGGCCGCGTTGGAGCTGGGCGTTGACCGTTTCCATGTGGAGAGCGAGTACGAGCTGCGCATGCTGGGCGAGTTGGCGCAGAGGTGTGCGCCGGGGCGGCGGGTCGCGGTGCTGCCTCGGGTCAACCTGCCGGTGCCGGAGGGGTCGCTGGCGGGAAGTTCGCTGGCGATGGGAGGTCGTCCGACGCCGTTCGGGCTGGATCCGGGGAGGGCCGTGGACGTCGTCCGGGCGCTGACCGACGGCACGTATCCGCACCTCGAACTGCGGGGCGTGCACGCCCACTTGGCCAGTGGACTGGAGGCGTCCGAGCAGCTGGCCGTGGCCGGGGCGGTCGTGGACTGGGCCATGAGTCTCGGTGCTCCGCTCGCCGAGGTGAACGTCGGTGGCGGTATGACCGTCGACTACACCGAGCCGGAGCGCCGCTTCGACTGGACCGCGTACGGCAGCGGGCTGGCCCGTCTCACCGAGGCACACCCCGGACTGACCCTGCGCATCGAGCCGGGGCGGGCGTTGACGGCGTACTGCGGCTGGTACGCCACCGAGGTGCTGGACGTGAAGCGCAGTCACGGCGAGGAGTTCGCCGTCGTACGGGGCGGCACCCATCATCTGCGGACCCCGGCGACGAAGGGGCACGATCAGCCCTGCACCGTGCTGGCGTCGGAGAACTGGCCGCATCCGTGGCCGCGTCCGGCCGCCGGGAGCGAGCGGGTCACCCTGGCAGGGCAGCTGTGCACACCCAAGGACGTACTGGCCCGCCAGGTGCCCGCGCCCGGACTCAGGGCCGGTGACCGGGTGGTGTTCTCGCTGGCGGGCGCTTACGCGTGGAACATCTCTCACCACGACTTCCTGATGCACCCCCGGCCCGGATTCCACTTCCTCGACGCCGCATCCGGCGCTCCCACGGCGGAGTGAGCGCGGTCCGTCGGCGGCGGGCACGTCCCTTTCGGCGATGCTTGCCCCACCACGTGACATCTGATTCGCGATCCTCGGCGGGACGGCGATCAGCCTGCGGCAGAGTCAAGGGCCGCCCGGTGTTCCGGGCGGCCCTGGACTGGTGCGTGCGATGCGGCGTCGGTCTGCTAGAGGGCCTCGGGCAGCCCGGTCCCCGCGGCTCCCATGTGGGCGACCCGGTCCAGCTGCCCGAGGTTGTTGAGCCGGTTCAGCTGCTGCAGCTGCTGGGAGGGGCGCGGAACCTCGGCCCTGCGGTCCGCCGGGATGCCGGTCGCGGCGAGGGAGTCGATCGTGCTGATCGGGTTGAGCTCGCTCCCGTCCCGGTTCTGGATGGTCGAGTCGGACGCGCTGGCAAGGGGCGCCGCAAGGGCGGTGATGCCGGCGGCGAGACCAACCGCGGCAACGATACGTCGTGTTGAGATCATGCTTTTCACAACGTCACGGGGCCTCCGGCGGACACGGGCACAGTGCGCCGCTCACCCATCAGGGGCAGCGCTCCTGCTGCGCTTGCCGAGGCTGCCCTGGCGGAGGAGTCTCGGATGAGAGGCCCTCCGCGGCCCACTCCTCGTCGGGTCGCGGCCCTCGAAGGAGGTCATCATGGGCACCGCGGCAACCCCTGCCTTCAACGCCGACACCCTGCGCCGGGGCGTCGAGGGACACACGGCGGCAGATCTTCTGTCGCTCTACGCGGACGACGCGCAAGTGCGCATCGTCGACCGCAACACCCAACCCAGCAAGCCCAAGGTCCTGCACGGTCGCGGCGAGATCGGCGCGCTGTTCGAGGACATCTACAGCCGTGACATGACGCACAAGGTGGATCACTGCATCATCCAGGGCGACCATGCCGCCTACACCCAGTCCTGCGAGTACTCGGACGGTACACGCGTCCTGGCCGAGTCGATGATCACGTTGCGCGACGGAAAGATCACCGAAGAGATCCTGATCCAGGCATGGGACGAGTAGGAGGCAGAACCGCGAGGGTCCAGGTCACCACCCGGTTGACCTGGACCTTCTCGGCCCGTGCGGCGCTGGGGCGGGTGCGTCCTGCCCGGCCTCGGCGGCCGCTGCCAGTTTCCGCGGTAGGTCTGCCGGTGTCCGTTGCTCTGCTGCGCTCAGTGCTGAGAGCAGCGCGGCCTCGTCCGCTTCCTCCGTCACCGCGTGCTGCTCGAAGGCGGCGTTTCCCGCATCGGTGAGCCTCCGGACGAGGTGCGGCGCGGCTGGGCCTCCATGTATCTGCCTGATCGCCGACAACCACTTCAGTGAGCACGCCGCTGCACCCGCCCACTACGCGTCGGCGCTGGAGGCCGGGGAGTCGGGACCTGATCCGTTGCCGGCCCGGGAGGCCCTGCGTCATCCGGTCGACCACGACTTCGGTGACCCTCACCGTGCGCTGGAACGCCGGCGGCGGGCGACCGGGCTGGGCGGCGGTGCGGGCACGGTCCCCGGCACGCTGTCCCGGCAACTGCTGCTCGCGGTGCCGGCCCGTGACACCGGCGACGAGGCGGGGGCCAGGGCGCTCGCGACCGAGATCGCCCGCTGGGCGGGGGCCATCGGCGCCGTTCACATCGAGGCGGAGACGACCGCCTTCCTCGCCGGGGCCGATCCGACCGCCCCGCCGCAGCAGAGCGAGGAGGTCGGTTAGGGTCGTGGCGGGCCGTGACTGGCGCTGAGGTGGAGTACCACCGGGGAGCGGCCACGCGGAGTCGATGCCGTGCGCCTGGGCGATCCGGTCACACCGACCCAGGAGTGGATCATGTCTCAGGCCCGGCTCATGGACGGCACCTCGCTCGCCCGGCGGATCGTCGAGGACACCGCCGAGCGGGCGGCCGGCCTCACCGAACGCACCGGCACGGCGCCCTGTCTGGCGGCGGTGCTGGTCGGCGAGGACCCCGCCTCCGTCACCTATGTCCGCATGAAGCAGAACCGCTGCCGCAAGGCCGGCATCGAATCCCGCCACGTGGCACTGCCCGCGGCCACGACCACCGGGGAACTCGTCGGCACCCTGCGCTCACTGTCCGACGACCCCGGCGTACACGGCATCCTGCTGCAGCACCCGATGGGTGAACACATCGACGAGCGGGCCGCGTTCGAGGCGATCGCGCCCGAGAAGGACGTGGACGGCGTCACCTTCGCCTCCTTCGCGACGATGAGCTTCGGCCTGCCGGGCTTCGTGTCGTGCACGCCGGGCGGCATCATGCGGCTGCTCGACGCGTACGACGTCGACCCGTCCGGCAAGCGGGCCGTCGTAGTGGGCCGCAGCGCCATCCTCGGCAAGCCGGTCGGCATGCTGCTGCTCGCCCGGGACGCGACGGTGACGTACTGCCACTCGCGCACCCGGGAGCTGTCCTCCGTGGTCCGGGAGGCCGACATCGTGGTGGCTGCCGTGGGCCGGCCGCGGCTGATCCGGGGCGAGGACGTGAAGCCCGGCGCGGTCGTGATCGATGCCGGCTACAACCCGGGCAACGTGGGCGACGTGGACTTCGGCTCCGCCGTGGAGCGTGCCGGTCTCATCACTCCCGTGCCGGGCGGCGTCGGCCCGATGACGATCGCCACACTGCTGGAGCAGACCGTCGATGCCGCCGTCCGGCAGCTCGGGGCGTGATCAGCGCATCCAGGCGCTGTAATCCTCCACGTCGCCGGCCCTGACACCGTACTCGGGCTCGGCCTTGGTGAGGACGGTCTCCAGGCCGAGCACGGCTCCGGTGGCCGGGTTCATGATCAGCATCCGGCGATAGCCGGGAGCGTCGTACACGTACGCCTGGCCGCGCCGCCCGAGCCGGTCGGTCACCTGTCCGACCGGACGGAGTCCGTCGGTGCCGGCGAGGAGGCGCGCGAGGGTCGCGGACTCGCGGGCGCCGAGGGTCCAGTTGTCGAGCAGCACCTGGACGGCGTCGAGGAGTCCGGGGGTGTCGAGCGCGGTGTGGGTGTACGTGGCCTCCCGCAGATAGGCGCGCAGCCGTGCCGTTTCGCGCGGCGGAGGAGACTCGGGAGGCGCGTCGCTCCAGCTCGGCGGGTAGGTCTGCCTGCTGATGACATGGCCGTCCTCGACCAGGTGCGGATCGCCGCCCTCGTCACGCAGGACCGGCCGGCCGGGGTGCCGCGGGTCGGTCGCCACCACCAGCTCGGTGTGGCTGCCGTCTGCCTTCCAGCGCACGACTCGCTCCTCCGGGAGCGTGACCGGGGGCTTGTCGTCGCTCATGCCCATACTCCAGGACTGCACGTGCGTGCCCTTGCGCAGGTTGGGCGCCCCGTCCGCGGCCGCCTGCCGCTCTGCCCGGGCGGCGAGCTGTTCCAGGGGTACGGGGGTGGAGTCGCTCTGGACGACGAGCGCGCGGGGTGCGGCGACCGCGGGGGTCGTGCTCGGGCCGCCGAGCGTCAGCGTCAGCACGGTCGCGGCGACGACCGCGGTGGCCGCGAGACTCCACACGAGCCGGGTGCGGCGGCCGCCCGGAAGCTGTTCGTGCAGCAACTGGCCGAGCCGGCGCTCGGCGTGGTGGTCGAGGGGGCCGTCGCCGTAGCGGGGGCCGTCGGTCGGCGCCGGGTTGGCGCGGCGCAGGAGTTCGAGTTCGTCAGCCATGGTCGTGCTCCTTCGCGGCTGTCGGACCGGCCGTGGGTGCGGGGCGTATGCGGTCGATCTCGGCTCTGAGCCGGCGCCGGGCGCGGTGCAGCCGCATCGACGCGGCCCGGCTGCCGCAGCCGAGGGCGACGGCGACCTCGTCGATGCCCAGTTCCTCCCACGCCGTCAGGCGCAGCACCTCCCGATCGGCCTCGGAGAGCCGGGCCAGTGCGTCGTGCACCCAGGCGCCCGCCGCCTCCGTGTCGGGGCTGTCCACGGTCTGTCTGCCGTGCGCGGTCTCGTCGTTGCCCAGCCGGTCGACCAGCCGGCGGCGCCGGCCGTAGCCGCGTACCGCGTTCGCCAGGCAGTTGCGTGCCACGCCGTACAACCAGGGCAGCGGGGAGACCGGCAGGTCCAAGCGGCGCCGCCAGGCGACCGTGAACACCTCCGCCACCACTTCCTCCACCTCGTCGGCCCGCCCGTCCAGTCGCCGCGCGACATAGCGGCTGACCGCCCAGTAGTGCTCGCGATAGGCAGCGGCGAAGATCTCGTCGTTGCTCATGTTCCGTTCGTGTCCGGCACCGGCCGGATCGTCACACCCGCTTCCGTGATTCTCGTCGCGTCATCCGAGTGTGACCACAGTGCCGGGCCCGGACACAGGCGGGGTATGAGGCACCTCAAGTGGTTGACGACCACTGACCACAAGACGATCGGGACGCTCTACCTCGTCACGTCGTTCGCGTTCTTCATGATCGGCGGCGTCATGGCGCTGCTGATGCGCGCCGAGCTCGCCCGGCCCGGTCTGCAGATCATGACGAACGAGCAGTTCAACCAGGCGTTCACGATGCACGGCACGATCATGCTGCTGATGTTCGCGACGCCGCTGTTCGCCGGCTTCACCAACTGGATCATGCCGCTGCAGATCGGCGCCCCGGACGTGGCGTTCCCGCGGCTGAACATGTTCGCCTACTGGCTGTACCTGTTCGGCTCGACCATCGCGGTCGGCGGCTTCCTCACCCCGTCCGGTGCGGCCGACTTCGGCTGGTTCGCCTACTCCCCGCTCTCCGACGCGGTGCGCTCGCCGGGCATCGGCGCCGACCTGTGGATCATGGGCCTGGCCTTCTCCGGCTTCGGCACGATCCTCGGTGCGGTCAACTTCATCACCACCATCATCTGCATGCGCGCGCCCGGCATGACCATGTTCCGCATGCCGATCTTCGTGTGGAACGTGCTGCTGACCGCGGTGCTGGTACTGCTCGCCTTCCCCGTCCTGGCCGCCGCGCTGTTCGCGCTGGAGGCGGATCGGAAGTTCGGGGCACATGTCTTCGACGCGGCCAACGGCGGCGCCCTGCTGTGGCAACACCTCTTCTGGTTCTTCGGCCATCCAGAGGTGTACATCATCGCGCTGCCGTTCTTCGGCATCATCTCCGAGGTCATCCCGGTCTTCTCCCGCAAGCCGATGTTCGGCTACATGGGCCTGATCGGCGCGACCATCGCGATCGCCGGCCTGTCCGTGACGGTGTGGGCCCACCACATGTACGTCACCGGCGGTGTGCTGCTGCCGTTCTTCTCCTTCATGACGTTCCTCATCGCCGTACCGACCGGCGTGAAGTTCTTCAACTGGATCGGAACGATGTGGAAGGGGTCACTGAGTTTCGAGACCCCCATGCTCTGGGCCACCGGCTTCCTGGTCACCTTCACCTTCGGCGGCCTCACCGGTGTGATGCTCGCTTCGCCGCCCATCGACTTCCATGTCTCGGACAGCTACTTCGTGGTGGCGCACTTCCACTACGTGGTGTTCGGCACCGTCGTCTTCGCGATGTTCTCCGGCTTCCACTTCTGGTGGCCGAAGATGACCGGCAAGATGCTCGACGAGCGGCTCGGCAAGATCACGTTCTGGACGCTGTTCATCGGCTTCCACGGCACCTTCCTGGTCCAGCACTGGCTGGGCGCCGAGGGCATGCAGCGCCGGATCCCCGACTATCTGGCGGTGGAGGGGTTCGCGACGCTCAACACGATCTCGACGATCTCCTCGTTCCTGCTGGGCTCGTCGATGCTCCCGTTCTTCTACAACGTGTGGAAGACGGCGAAGTACGGCAAGCCGGTCGGCGTCGACGACCCGTGGGGCTACGGCCGTTCACTGGAGTGGGCCACCTCCTGCCCGCCTCCGCGCCACAACTTCGTCGCCCTTCCCCGCATCCGCAGCGAGTCCCCCGCGTTCGACCTGCACCACGCCCAGTCCCCGTCCCCGGCAAGGGAGTTGACCGCATCGTGAGCAGCAAGGACACCCAGGTGCTCCTCAACGAGATCGAGGGACACCTGCTCCTGTCCGCCGCCCAGGAGGAGGGCCGTACGGCCGCCGTGCGCTTCAGTGCCCGCCTCCACTGGCTGACCGACGCCCAACGCGAGGACGTGGAGCGCCGGTTCGAGGCCGAGTACCTCGCACTCGCCCGCACCTCCTGGCAGCGCACCGCGGAGCGTGCCGGTCAGTTGCGGGGCGAGTACGAGGAGACGTACCGCGGCCTGCGGCGCCGTCTGCTGGCCGGCTGGCTGCTGGCGTGCGCCGCGGTCATGGCCGCGGGTGTCGTGCTGCTCTCCTGCGCCTGGGCCGGGGCTAGTTGAGCGTCCACTTCTGGTTGTCGCCCGTACCGCACGTCCACAGCACCATGAAAGTGCCGTTGGCGGTGCCGTTGTTGTAGGCGTCCAGGCACAGGCCCGCGTTGACGTTGGTGATCGTGCCGTCGCTGTTCACGTTCCACTTCTGGTTGTTCTGGCCGTTGCAGTCCCAGATGACGGCCTTGGTGCCGTTGGTCGTGCCGTTGTCGTAGGCGTCCAGGCACTTGTTGCCGTACACCACGAGTTCCTTGCGGGAGGTGTACGTCCAGGCCTGGTTCTGGCCGCCGTTGCAGTCCCACAGCTCGGCCTGGGTGCCGTTGGTGATCGTGTGGTCGTAGATGTCGAGGCAGTGTCCGGACTGCTTGCCGACGACCTGGGTGCCGTCGGTACCGGGCTGGGGTCTGACGGTGATCGAGTCGAGGGTCGGGGCGCCCGAGAAGGTGAGCGAGTTGGTGGCGCCCTTGGACAGGCCCACCTGGACGGAGATCGTGCCCGGGCCGGCTCCGGTCGGCGGGAAGGAGACCGCGGTGGAGCCCTGGCCGTTGACCTTGAGGGTGCCGGTGCGGGCACTGGAGGTGTTGTTCGTGTACGAGACGTCGACGATCTTGACCCCGGTGCTCCCGGCGGCGACCCCGCTGAAGCTCGACGTGCCGGTGTAGGTGCTGCTCGACGCCTCGGTCCCCCCGGTGACCGTCAGCATGACCGAGCCGCCCGCCGGAACACTGGTCGTGTAACTCGTGCCGTGGGTACCGACGTTGGTGCGCGCCCACAGATCACGCACCGTCGCGGACGCGTCGGTCAGGCCCAGGTCGGACCAGCGGACGGTGATGTTCTGCGCGGAGGAGGTGCGGTTGAGGAGGACCACGGCGCGGTTGCCGGTGCCGGCCAGCGCCTTGCCGTACACCTGCAGTCCGCTCGTGTCCTCGGCGACCTTGACGCCCTGGAGTCCGCGCGGGTCCTGGTCGACGGCGACGACCTCGGGGTTCTTGAGGATCGAGGCGGTCTCGGAGGACATCGTGGCGAGGTTGTTGCCGGCGAGGAGCGGGGCACCGGAGATGGCCCACAGGTTCATGTGGGTGCGGTTCTGGGCGGCGGTGAAGCCGTCCATGCCGACCATGAGCATGTCCGGGTCGTTGTAGTAGCCGGTGTGCTGGGCCGTGGGGTGCAGGGTCTGGTCGAAGTTGGACAGCAGGTTCGTCATCGACGGCGAGTTGCCGTAGTAGATGATGTCCGTGCTCGTGCGCCACATGGGGGCCTGGCCCGGCGCCCAGTTCCAGGGGTTCTGCTTGCCCCAGTTGCAGATCGAGAGAGTGAGCGGGCGGCCGGTGGTGGCCGTCGCCTTGGCGACCGCGTCGCTGATCGACTGGTACGCCGTCGCCGCGTCGAGTCCCTCGACGTCTCCGCCGCACCAGTCGACCTTGACGAAGTCGAAGCCCCACTTGGAGAACTGGAGCATGTCCTGGTCGTAGTGGCCTTCGCTGCCGGTGTTCGCGGCGGCGGGGCGGCCGGTCGGGTAGTAGTAGCCGCAGCCGTTCTTGCCCGCGTCGGTGTAGATGCCGGCCTTGAGGCCCTTGCTGTGGATGTAGTCCGCGATGGCGCTCATGCCGCCGGGCCACTCCCCGGTGTCGACGGTGATGTTGCCGGCGCTGTCGCGGGTGCCCTGCCACCAGCCCTCGTCGATGTTGATGTACTTGTAGCCGGCCGCCGGCAGCCCCGCGGCGACGAACGCGTCGACCTGCTGCTTGATGACGTTGTAGTCGATCTTGGCAGCGAAGCTGTTCCAGGAGGCCCAGCCCATGGGGGCGGTGGGCACGGCTATCTGACGAGTCGTCGCCGCCTGTGCCGGGCCCGGAGCCGCGAACAGCAATGCGGCGGCCACGGTCAGGGCGAGGGCGAGAAGACGTACGGCGGCGGCTCTGCACCGGTGCACGAGACCTCTTCGGGGCGAGCGCGGAGGGGGGTACATGCGGCTCCTTCTGCGAGGGGACTCCGGTGGGGGAAGCCATTCAGCGACGCGTTCGAGCAGCACTTCCTCTCCATGTTCGACATGTCGAACATGGATCGATTAACCGAACGTGTCGCGCGCCGAAACTAGAGCCCCGGAGAGAGGGAAGTCAACGGATACGACAGGCCTGAAATGGCCGGTCCCGACGCGGTGTTCTCGCTGAGCGGCGTGCGGCGGCACCATACTGGCGGTCGTGCGCGTAGCGATCATGACGGCGGGTTCCCGAGGCGATGTCGCCCCCTACACCGGGCTCGGACATGGGCTCTCCCGTGCCGGACACGAGGTCACCCTGGTCACACACGCCCGTTTCGAGCCGCTCGTGGCGGGGTCGAAGGTCCGCTTCCATGCACTGCCGGTGGATCCGCGGGCCGAGCTGGAGTCCTCGCGCGGGCGTGGTCTGCACCGCAGCGGGACCGGCGTCGGGAAGTTGGTGCGGGTGGTGGCGATGGCGCGAACGCTGGCCGGGCGGATGACAGACGACCTCGTGGCAGCCGCCCGGTCGAGCGACGTCCTGCTGCTGTCCGGTTCAGTCGGCCCGCTCGGGCACACCATCGCCGAGGGACTGTCGCTGCCGTACCTGGACGTGCCGCTCCAACCACTCGCCCCCACAAGGGAGTTCGGGCCTCCGATGCTGGGGGTCCGCTCACTGGGGGCCGTGGGCAACCGGATCGCCGGGCACGGCGTCGGTCTGGCCGTCGAGCAGGT
Coding sequences:
- a CDS encoding RNA polymerase sigma factor, with amino-acid sequence MSNDEIFAAAYREHYWAVSRYVARRLDGRADEVEEVVAEVFTVAWRRRLDLPVSPLPWLYGVARNCLANAVRGYGRRRRLVDRLGNDETAHGRQTVDSPDTEAAGAWVHDALARLSEADREVLRLTAWEELGIDEVAVALGCGSRAASMRLHRARRRLRAEIDRIRPAPTAGPTAAKEHDHG
- the ctaD gene encoding cytochrome c oxidase subunit I; this encodes MRHLKWLTTTDHKTIGTLYLVTSFAFFMIGGVMALLMRAELARPGLQIMTNEQFNQAFTMHGTIMLLMFATPLFAGFTNWIMPLQIGAPDVAFPRLNMFAYWLYLFGSTIAVGGFLTPSGAADFGWFAYSPLSDAVRSPGIGADLWIMGLAFSGFGTILGAVNFITTIICMRAPGMTMFRMPIFVWNVLLTAVLVLLAFPVLAAALFALEADRKFGAHVFDAANGGALLWQHLFWFFGHPEVYIIALPFFGIISEVIPVFSRKPMFGYMGLIGATIAIAGLSVTVWAHHMYVTGGVLLPFFSFMTFLIAVPTGVKFFNWIGTMWKGSLSFETPMLWATGFLVTFTFGGLTGVMLASPPIDFHVSDSYFVVAHFHYVVFGTVVFAMFSGFHFWWPKMTGKMLDERLGKITFWTLFIGFHGTFLVQHWLGAEGMQRRIPDYLAVEGFATLNTISTISSFLLGSSMLPFFYNVWKTAKYGKPVGVDDPWGYGRSLEWATSCPPPRHNFVALPRIRSESPAFDLHHAQSPSPARELTAS
- a CDS encoding ricin-type beta-trefoil lectin domain protein; translation: MYPPPRSPRRGLVHRCRAAAVRLLALALTVAAALLFAAPGPAQAATTRQIAVPTAPMGWASWNSFAAKIDYNVIKQQVDAFVAAGLPAAGYKYINIDEGWWQGTRDSAGNITVDTGEWPGGMSAIADYIHSKGLKAGIYTDAGKNGCGYYYPTGRPAAANTGSEGHYDQDMLQFSKWGFDFVKVDWCGGDVEGLDAATAYQSISDAVAKATATTGRPLTLSICNWGKQNPWNWAPGQAPMWRTSTDIIYYGNSPSMTNLLSNFDQTLHPTAQHTGYYNDPDMLMVGMDGFTAAQNRTHMNLWAISGAPLLAGNNLATMSSETASILKNPEVVAVDQDPRGLQGVKVAEDTSGLQVYGKALAGTGNRAVVLLNRTSSAQNITVRWSDLGLTDASATVRDLWARTNVGTHGTSYTTSVPAGGSVMLTVTGGTEASSSTYTGTSSFSGVAAGSTGVKIVDVSYTNNTSSARTGTLKVNGQGSTAVSFPPTGAGPGTISVQVGLSKGATNSLTFSGAPTLDSITVRPQPGTDGTQVVGKQSGHCLDIYDHTITNGTQAELWDCNGGQNQAWTYTSRKELVVYGNKCLDAYDNGTTNGTKAVIWDCNGQNNQKWNVNSDGTITNVNAGLCLDAYNNGTANGTFMVLWTCGTGDNQKWTLN